The Akkermansia muciniphila genome contains a region encoding:
- a CDS encoding VIT domain-containing protein, producing the protein MMKLLCSFCLCILACCVSVAQTASLRSTVLPPPFMKVECRQGERPVSISRAEIKSRVMDFLAETEVTLVFHNPNTRVMEGELTCPLPSGATVQGYALDINGRMVDGVPVPRQKARVAFEEEVRKQVDPGLVEWSGGNMFKTRVYPIPAGGTRTVRLRYSAVLPVDAGGVPTLRLPMNFKEKLDSLKLRVEVFGSRRPVVVSSPLDNVEFKGWRRAFLAEKEWNGLSLTEDLFISLPRAEGKEAGAARVFVESSEGRDYAAVIIPRPVRADKKNAVEAAPAIELVWDASGSMKGADVRKFLDFLKRYLACGRTPGQQIRISLTVFRDRIMPSKTFAVTPDNMDELARELLALDYDGATCDWSAVQERLAAGSRARDCLVVSDGFANFSPVPEKRAASSANTFALMVTPRQDANTFARIGIPVIDLTSQTAEQAVERVARGEAAIRYADGGNMPWGAFSRYEAPGMPSDSILLLAELEPGSYRGTAEVAGVDIPVEVDASGAEPGTMLKALYAQARLRELLCQAPSAARDEAVGKLGMEYGIVTPGTSLLVLDSLDQYLKYGVRPPASAPELRSEYDRRMLKRSQREDMAEETAKLNRLKACLASWKKTQEWYGKKFFNAEEMESILKDDRLKQALIHTCRGNDREALEIYRKILKEERNNRTALRGVAVMEKRLREKEARAEKAAGEKVARDGELTEARANLNRELDREPADIAGSLRLAYGFYDLGDYGKALLLFNRILEEDPGNVAARRGAETVNRRKTAYYSAACDESRSAMLAEVDSLWERPAQSSPGDENSGQSAPAPIIVQGNNISGDSGAAIRASGSFNEEAGSSPDFASPDLLGNENPALERQGMVGSLFLGGGESFNGSKARERDAGSSPVINVKAWDSKAPYLAALEAADRPFAVYMKLKEEYGESPGFYMDCADWFAGKGDKALAVQILSNLAELELENRSLLRMLGYKLRYMGELRQARFIFETVKTLFPEEPQSYRDLALVLDELGEARKAFGMYRELLERRMSSRFTGVDQIVLVELNRLVSRSRAAGAELDTGGLDPAFLQPVEADLRVVINWDTDASDMDLWVTDITGEKCYYRHQLTTHGGHLSRDVTEGYGPEEYLVRKALPGPYLIQTHYYGTRSQKMLAPVTLYAEVYTDYARPQEKRKTLMFRLNDRKQVVDIGKVEYGQALRENGVRDYQVKAGETRASIAESQLKDGKRAGEVIRLNPFLKDREPKTGEIIKLPE; encoded by the coding sequence ATGATGAAACTACTGTGTTCTTTCTGCCTGTGCATTCTTGCCTGCTGCGTTTCCGTGGCTCAAACGGCTTCCCTGCGTTCTACCGTTCTTCCCCCGCCCTTCATGAAAGTGGAGTGCCGCCAGGGGGAACGGCCCGTTTCCATTTCACGGGCGGAAATCAAATCCCGCGTGATGGATTTTCTGGCGGAAACGGAAGTGACGCTGGTTTTCCATAATCCCAACACCCGCGTGATGGAGGGGGAATTGACATGTCCGCTTCCCTCCGGTGCCACCGTGCAGGGTTATGCTTTGGACATCAACGGCCGCATGGTGGACGGCGTGCCCGTGCCCAGGCAGAAGGCGCGCGTGGCGTTTGAAGAGGAAGTACGCAAACAGGTTGATCCCGGACTGGTGGAATGGTCCGGCGGCAACATGTTCAAGACGCGCGTGTATCCCATCCCTGCGGGAGGCACGCGCACCGTGCGGCTGCGTTATTCCGCCGTCCTTCCCGTAGATGCCGGAGGCGTCCCCACTCTCCGGCTTCCGATGAATTTCAAGGAAAAGCTGGACTCCCTCAAACTAAGGGTGGAGGTATTCGGCAGCCGGAGGCCCGTCGTGGTTTCCTCCCCGCTGGACAACGTGGAATTCAAGGGCTGGCGCCGTGCCTTTCTGGCGGAAAAGGAGTGGAACGGCCTCTCCCTGACGGAAGACCTGTTCATCTCCCTGCCGCGTGCGGAGGGTAAAGAGGCCGGGGCCGCGCGGGTATTCGTGGAATCTTCTGAAGGCAGGGATTATGCCGCCGTGATTATTCCCCGGCCTGTGCGGGCGGACAAAAAGAACGCCGTGGAAGCCGCGCCCGCGATAGAGCTGGTTTGGGACGCTTCCGGTTCCATGAAAGGGGCGGATGTCCGGAAATTCCTGGATTTTCTGAAACGCTACCTTGCTTGCGGCAGAACCCCGGGGCAGCAAATCCGCATCAGCCTGACTGTCTTCCGGGACCGGATCATGCCTTCAAAAACGTTTGCGGTTACTCCGGACAACATGGACGAACTGGCCCGCGAATTGCTGGCTCTGGACTATGACGGGGCCACCTGTGACTGGAGCGCCGTTCAGGAAAGGCTGGCCGCCGGTTCCCGTGCCCGGGACTGCCTGGTTGTCAGCGATGGTTTTGCCAATTTCAGCCCCGTGCCGGAAAAGCGGGCGGCCAGCTCCGCTAACACTTTTGCCCTGATGGTGACTCCGCGCCAGGATGCTAATACGTTCGCGCGGATAGGCATCCCCGTGATTGACCTGACCAGCCAAACGGCGGAGCAGGCGGTGGAGCGCGTCGCCAGGGGGGAAGCGGCCATCCGTTACGCTGACGGGGGAAACATGCCCTGGGGAGCGTTTTCAAGGTATGAAGCCCCCGGAATGCCGTCGGATTCCATTCTTCTGCTGGCGGAACTGGAGCCGGGTTCCTACCGCGGGACGGCGGAGGTCGCCGGAGTGGACATTCCCGTGGAGGTGGACGCCTCCGGAGCGGAGCCGGGAACCATGCTGAAGGCCTTGTATGCCCAGGCAAGGCTCCGGGAACTCCTCTGCCAGGCCCCCTCCGCCGCCAGGGATGAAGCTGTCGGGAAACTGGGGATGGAATACGGAATCGTGACGCCCGGCACCTCCCTGCTGGTGCTGGACTCCCTGGACCAATACCTGAAATACGGCGTGCGCCCTCCCGCTTCCGCTCCTGAACTGCGCTCGGAATATGACCGGAGGATGCTGAAACGCAGCCAAAGGGAGGACATGGCTGAAGAGACCGCAAAATTAAACCGCCTGAAGGCCTGCCTTGCTTCCTGGAAAAAGACGCAGGAATGGTACGGGAAGAAATTTTTCAATGCGGAAGAGATGGAAAGCATCCTGAAAGATGACCGGTTGAAACAGGCCTTGATTCATACGTGCCGGGGCAACGACCGGGAGGCGCTGGAGATTTACCGGAAAATACTGAAGGAAGAGCGCAATAACCGGACGGCCCTGAGGGGCGTCGCGGTCATGGAAAAGCGCCTCCGGGAAAAAGAAGCGCGGGCTGAAAAAGCCGCGGGGGAAAAAGTTGCCCGTGACGGGGAATTGACTGAGGCGAGGGCAAACTTGAACAGGGAATTGGACCGGGAGCCCGCGGACATAGCGGGGAGCCTCCGTCTGGCCTACGGCTTTTATGACCTGGGGGATTACGGCAAGGCCCTTCTCCTGTTTAACAGGATATTGGAAGAAGACCCGGGAAATGTTGCGGCCAGGAGGGGTGCGGAGACCGTCAACCGCAGAAAAACTGCCTACTACTCCGCGGCTTGTGATGAAAGCAGGAGCGCCATGCTGGCGGAAGTTGATTCCCTCTGGGAGCGTCCGGCCCAGTCCTCCCCGGGGGATGAAAATTCGGGGCAGTCCGCCCCAGCGCCTATTATAGTTCAAGGTAACAATATATCCGGAGATTCCGGTGCTGCCATCAGGGCGTCCGGAAGTTTTAATGAGGAAGCCGGGAGTTCTCCGGATTTCGCCTCCCCGGATCTGCTGGGGAACGAGAATCCCGCTCTGGAAAGGCAAGGCATGGTAGGGTCCCTGTTTCTGGGAGGGGGAGAATCTTTCAATGGCTCAAAGGCCCGGGAACGGGACGCCGGTTCTTCTCCCGTGATAAACGTGAAGGCGTGGGACTCCAAGGCTCCGTATCTGGCCGCTCTGGAGGCGGCTGACCGTCCTTTTGCGGTTTACATGAAGCTTAAGGAGGAGTACGGGGAAAGCCCCGGATTTTACATGGACTGCGCGGACTGGTTTGCCGGGAAGGGGGACAAGGCGCTGGCCGTCCAGATCCTGTCCAACCTGGCGGAGCTGGAACTGGAAAACCGTTCCCTGCTGCGGATGCTGGGCTACAAGCTGCGGTACATGGGGGAACTCCGCCAGGCCAGGTTCATTTTTGAAACCGTAAAAACCCTGTTTCCGGAGGAACCCCAGTCTTACCGGGATCTGGCGCTGGTGCTGGATGAACTGGGAGAAGCCCGGAAGGCATTCGGCATGTACCGGGAGTTGCTGGAACGCCGGATGTCCAGCCGCTTTACCGGAGTGGATCAAATTGTGCTGGTGGAACTGAACCGGCTCGTTAGCCGGAGCAGGGCGGCAGGAGCGGAGCTTGATACCGGAGGGCTGGACCCGGCTTTTCTCCAGCCGGTGGAAGCTGATCTGCGCGTGGTCATCAACTGGGACACGGACGCGTCTGACATGGACCTTTGGGTCACGGACATCACCGGAGAGAAATGCTATTACAGGCATCAGCTGACCACTCACGGAGGCCATTTGTCCCGTGACGTGACGGAGGGCTACGGCCCGGAAGAATACCTGGTGCGCAAGGCTCTTCCCGGTCCCTACCTGATTCAGACGCACTACTATGGAACCCGGTCCCAGAAAATGCTGGCCCCCGTGACCCTGTATGCGGAAGTGTACACGGACTATGCCCGTCCGCAGGAAAAGCGGAAAACGCTGATGTTCCGCCTGAATGACAGGAAGCAGGTAGTGGACATCGGGAAAGTGGAGTACGGACAGGCTCTACGGGAAAATGGCGTGCGGGATTACCAGGTGAAAGCCGGGGAAACCCGGGCGTCCATTGCTGAGAGCCAATTGAAGGATGGGAAGCGTGCGGGAGAGGTCATCCGCCTGAATCCCTTCCTGAAGGACCGGGAGCCGAAAACGGGGGAGATCATTAAACTGCCGGAGTAA
- a CDS encoding glycosyltransferase family 8 protein → MSTSTLPSSMPDTVSGPPAGQAPVAVMFAVTSAWTMCLAVTLHSLARHSSPHRSYELWVVHDGLEEEHMEGLQNAVSGYPNVALQFMTIPGKLEQMLHDRDVRRFSALAYARLLAPSLFPRHARMVYLDADTVLYADAAELYDADLHGAPLGAIRDTAVLSSLVAGYPRRQLRKLQPLGLHDPFHYFNSGVLVLDLGRMREEDAESRLIRFIEEHNEMLEHPDQDALNIVFHRQISPLPIEWNYHFQFELEKDGLEEAIAGTEFAGVSGIHALRAWKLFHMIGAKKPWLFPEKSEEYIMSAAVWWKPAMETAALQPHLSQLLAEFTQWTRRQLRHNQWHLPFSFGKSFRKRRARINLLKRLLRIFEEA, encoded by the coding sequence ATGTCCACCTCCACCCTTCCCTCCTCCATGCCGGACACAGTTTCCGGCCCTCCCGCCGGACAGGCTCCCGTGGCCGTCATGTTCGCCGTCACCTCCGCATGGACCATGTGCCTGGCCGTCACCCTGCATTCCCTGGCGCGCCACTCCAGCCCGCACCGGAGCTATGAACTATGGGTAGTGCACGACGGGCTGGAGGAAGAGCATATGGAGGGACTTCAAAACGCCGTTTCCGGTTATCCCAACGTGGCCCTTCAGTTCATGACCATTCCCGGCAAACTGGAGCAAATGCTCCATGACCGGGATGTCCGGCGGTTCTCCGCCCTGGCTTACGCGCGCCTGCTGGCTCCCAGCCTGTTCCCCCGGCATGCCCGCATGGTCTATCTGGATGCGGATACCGTCCTGTACGCAGACGCAGCGGAGCTTTATGATGCGGACCTCCACGGCGCCCCCCTGGGCGCCATACGGGATACGGCCGTGCTGAGCAGCCTGGTAGCAGGCTATCCCCGGCGCCAGCTCCGGAAGCTCCAGCCCCTGGGCCTGCACGATCCATTCCATTATTTCAATTCCGGCGTGCTGGTCCTGGACCTGGGCCGCATGAGGGAGGAAGATGCGGAATCCCGCCTGATCCGCTTCATTGAAGAACATAATGAAATGCTGGAACATCCGGACCAGGATGCCTTGAACATCGTCTTCCACCGGCAGATTTCCCCGCTGCCCATTGAATGGAATTACCATTTCCAGTTTGAACTGGAAAAAGACGGGCTTGAGGAAGCCATCGCAGGTACGGAATTTGCGGGAGTCTCGGGCATTCACGCCCTGCGGGCCTGGAAGCTATTCCACATGATCGGCGCCAAAAAGCCGTGGCTGTTTCCTGAAAAGTCTGAGGAGTACATCATGTCCGCGGCCGTCTGGTGGAAACCGGCCATGGAGACCGCAGCCCTTCAGCCCCATTTATCCCAACTGCTGGCGGAATTCACGCAGTGGACGCGGCGCCAGCTCCGCCATAATCAATGGCACCTGCCGTTCTCGTTCGGCAAAAGCTTCCGGAAGCGCAGGGCCAGAATCAATCTGCTGAAGCGCCTGTTGCGCATTTTTGAAGAAGCGTAA
- a CDS encoding glycosyltransferase family 8 protein, which translates to MKGPPVSVMFAVTPSWLIPLAVAIRSLCLHSSPHRNYELHIVHQGLEKRQMKELEKAVSGYPHVSLGFSMLPEKLLRILNGRDCGRFSPLTYGRLLAADLFPRCDRLVYLDVDVLLNGDVAELYGADLQGAPVGAVRDCAVLESMGTGQLPAHLECISGMGVASARLYCNAGVMVMDLRKMREEETEDRLLGLLESRPEPFPYGDQDIINIALHGRITPLPINWNYHFQFELHHAGMAELVSGTEFEEAPFLFETRSWKLFHLVGDYKPWLPPDMEKTYHRLYLALWWPVARQTPAFRRELRALYRQFTHALRSRLRHHQWSLPFSPGRKFRKRREKIKALQRRLAVFDGLWP; encoded by the coding sequence ATGAAGGGACCTCCCGTTTCCGTCATGTTTGCCGTCACTCCCTCCTGGCTTATCCCGCTGGCCGTAGCCATCCGTTCCCTTTGCCTGCATTCCAGCCCGCACCGGAATTATGAACTTCACATCGTCCACCAGGGGTTGGAGAAACGGCAGATGAAAGAACTGGAAAAAGCCGTTTCCGGTTATCCCCACGTTTCACTGGGATTCTCCATGCTTCCGGAAAAACTGCTCCGCATTCTGAATGGCAGGGATTGCGGACGCTTTTCTCCCCTTACGTACGGGCGCCTGCTGGCAGCGGACCTGTTCCCCAGGTGTGACAGGCTGGTATATCTGGACGTAGATGTTCTGCTGAATGGAGATGTGGCCGAACTTTACGGGGCGGACCTGCAGGGCGCGCCGGTAGGCGCCGTCCGGGACTGCGCCGTCCTGGAAAGCATGGGAACGGGCCAGCTTCCGGCCCATCTGGAATGCATCAGCGGCATGGGGGTGGCTTCCGCCCGCCTGTACTGCAATGCCGGAGTGATGGTGATGGACCTGCGGAAAATGAGGGAAGAGGAGACGGAAGACAGGCTGCTGGGGCTGCTTGAGTCCCGTCCGGAGCCCTTCCCGTATGGCGACCAGGATATTATCAACATCGCCCTTCACGGGCGCATCACTCCGCTGCCCATCAACTGGAATTACCACTTCCAGTTTGAACTGCACCACGCGGGCATGGCGGAGCTTGTCTCCGGCACCGAGTTCGAGGAGGCCCCTTTCCTGTTTGAAACCCGTTCCTGGAAGCTCTTCCATCTGGTTGGCGATTACAAGCCGTGGCTGCCGCCGGACATGGAGAAAACCTACCACCGCCTGTACCTCGCGCTCTGGTGGCCGGTCGCCCGGCAAACCCCGGCTTTCCGCCGTGAACTGCGCGCACTGTACCGGCAATTCACGCACGCCCTCCGCTCCCGCCTGCGCCACCACCAGTGGAGCCTCCCCTTTTCCCCGGGCCGGAAGTTCCGGAAACGCCGGGAAAAAATCAAAGCCCTTCAGCGCCGGCTGGCAGTTTTCGACGGCCTGTGGCCATAA
- a CDS encoding glycosyltransferase, translated as MSAAVSIILPCYNVAPYLDACMESLASQTLEDIEIICVNDGSVDGTPAILRAWAERDGRIRVVDRENGGLSAARNTGMELASGEYIGFVDPDDYVEHSMYARLLEEARRHGADVTACGYTGFSDQDGSVLEKWSLSPEEGVEEEVQSCVFQENAVWRRMAAVAWNKLYKREFLERYGLRFEPRFRQGEDDAFWLMVLAHATRLAVIPDQLYWYRRQREGAISLAWEEEGCPLPLVADRLLHATAYWKKCGWLESGLERGWVLHALWYYLLVHLVPAHKPLPRLAAEEWAQLHGQFREWFSLVGGTERLQGLDKWETAFCRLLERPAERPGLLSRIWWKRLSLRKGRRGRYYALRLLLASCGGKNP; from the coding sequence ATGAGCGCGGCTGTTTCCATCATTCTTCCCTGTTATAATGTGGCTCCCTACCTGGATGCCTGCATGGAAAGCCTGGCCAGCCAGACGCTGGAGGACATTGAAATCATCTGCGTGAATGACGGCTCTGTGGACGGCACGCCCGCCATCCTCCGCGCGTGGGCTGAAAGGGATGGCCGCATCCGGGTGGTGGACCGGGAAAACGGCGGATTGTCCGCGGCGCGCAATACCGGCATGGAATTGGCTTCCGGCGAATACATCGGCTTTGTGGATCCGGACGATTATGTGGAGCATTCCATGTATGCCCGGCTGCTGGAGGAGGCCCGAAGGCATGGCGCTGACGTCACGGCCTGCGGCTATACCGGCTTTTCCGATCAGGACGGTTCCGTGCTGGAAAAATGGAGCCTGTCTCCGGAAGAGGGAGTGGAGGAAGAGGTGCAGTCATGCGTTTTTCAGGAAAATGCCGTGTGGAGAAGGATGGCCGCCGTGGCCTGGAACAAGCTGTACAAGCGGGAATTTCTGGAAAGGTACGGCCTTCGCTTTGAACCCCGCTTCCGGCAGGGCGAGGATGATGCCTTCTGGCTGATGGTGCTGGCCCACGCCACCCGGCTGGCCGTGATTCCTGATCAATTATACTGGTACCGCCGCCAGAGGGAGGGCGCCATCTCCCTGGCATGGGAGGAAGAGGGATGCCCGTTGCCCCTCGTTGCGGACCGTCTTCTCCATGCCACCGCCTACTGGAAAAAATGCGGCTGGCTGGAATCCGGCCTGGAACGCGGCTGGGTTCTGCATGCCCTCTGGTACTACCTGCTTGTCCATCTGGTGCCTGCGCACAAGCCGCTCCCCCGCCTGGCTGCGGAGGAATGGGCGCAGCTGCACGGCCAGTTCCGGGAATGGTTCTCCCTGGTGGGAGGCACGGAGCGGTTGCAGGGTCTTGACAAGTGGGAAACAGCCTTCTGCCGCCTGCTGGAACGGCCTGCGGAACGTCCCGGCCTGCTGTCCCGCATCTGGTGGAAACGCCTTTCCCTCCGCAAAGGGCGCCGCGGCCGCTATTACGCTCTCCGTCTGCTTCTGGCTTCCTGCGGAGGTAAAAACCCATAG
- a CDS encoding glycosyltransferase family 2 protein, with product MSVSVSIIVPCYNVAPYVEACLDSLVNQSLRNIEIICVNDGSTDVTPALLDAWAEKEDRIRVIHRENGGQASARNLGMDMAGGEYMGFVDPDDYVEPSMFARLVEEARRNGADVTACGYTSFSDGDGSVLEELSWSPAPGVDKGVQSDVMRTNSVWERMDVVTCNKLYRRDFLDRHGLRFETSFRSMEDDVLWLMVLAHATCLAVIPDRLYWYRRQRRGSVSQMLEAQERPLLLVAERLLHATEYWKKCGWLESGLERGWVLRALRHYLLVRLLNPGQPLPQLSEEEWGRLRGKCRQWFALAGKAEAFRTLGKWDFALCRVLASPPEHPGFLSRAWWKLLSRCRGRRGRYYRLKGKLSSCGGGK from the coding sequence ATGTCCGTTTCCGTTTCCATTATTGTTCCCTGTTACAATGTGGCCCCGTATGTGGAGGCCTGCCTGGACAGCCTGGTGAACCAGAGCTTGCGGAATATTGAAATCATCTGCGTGAATGACGGTTCTACGGACGTGACCCCGGCTCTTTTGGACGCGTGGGCGGAAAAGGAGGACCGCATCCGCGTCATTCACCGTGAAAACGGAGGGCAGGCGTCAGCGCGGAACCTCGGCATGGATATGGCCGGGGGTGAATACATGGGCTTTGTGGATCCGGACGACTATGTGGAACCTTCCATGTTTGCCCGCCTGGTGGAGGAAGCCCGCAGGAATGGCGCTGATGTGACGGCCTGCGGTTATACCAGCTTTTCCGACGGAGACGGTTCCGTGCTGGAGGAATTGAGCTGGTCTCCGGCTCCGGGCGTGGACAAGGGGGTGCAGTCAGACGTGATGCGAACGAACTCCGTCTGGGAGCGGATGGACGTGGTGACATGCAACAAGCTGTACCGGAGGGATTTTCTGGACCGGCACGGTCTCCGTTTTGAAACTTCTTTCAGATCCATGGAGGACGACGTCCTCTGGCTGATGGTGCTGGCCCATGCCACGTGCCTGGCCGTGATACCGGACCGCTTGTACTGGTACCGCCGCCAGAGGCGCGGCTCCGTCTCCCAGATGCTGGAAGCGCAGGAACGTCCCCTCCTGCTGGTGGCGGAACGGCTGCTGCATGCCACGGAGTATTGGAAAAAATGCGGCTGGCTGGAATCCGGCCTGGAGCGCGGCTGGGTACTCCGGGCCCTGAGGCATTATCTTCTGGTCCGGCTGCTGAATCCGGGGCAGCCCCTGCCGCAGTTGAGTGAGGAGGAATGGGGGCGTCTGCGCGGCAAATGCCGGCAATGGTTTGCCCTGGCGGGGAAGGCGGAGGCGTTCCGGACTCTCGGCAAGTGGGACTTTGCGCTGTGCCGGGTGCTGGCCTCTCCGCCGGAACATCCCGGATTCCTGTCCCGTGCGTGGTGGAAGCTTCTCTCCCGCTGCCGCGGCCGGCGGGGACGTTACTACAGGCTTAAAGGGAAGCTTTCCTCTTGCGGCGGTGGGAAATAG
- a CDS encoding glycosyltransferase family 2 protein, with product MNGTVSIILPCYNVAPYLDECLESLVRQTWEDLEIICVNDGSTDDTPAVLRGWAEKDVRIRVIDRENGGLSAARNTGIDAATGEYIGFIDPDDYVDISMYACLVEEARKHEAQVTACGYVSFSDGDGKVLEECSHSPSCGVEENARASVFQEDAVWKRMDVVAWNKLYKREFLESLGFRFELSFKGGEDDVFWLMTLPHASRLAVIPDQLYFYRRKRAGSLSDVWDRDGWFYSMNMDRLEYVTAYWEKIGWLESAVRQGWLAHIMKRYLLAHVTSAEEIFRRLDEEERRGLAARYRKWLKGVEIGPGFAGLNKWDRAFCRLLGAEPVKLGPGARLHSTLMSACSGRKGRYHRLKLLLSGLS from the coding sequence ATGAATGGTACTGTTTCCATTATTTTACCCTGCTACAACGTTGCTCCCTATCTGGATGAATGCCTGGAAAGCCTGGTCCGGCAGACCTGGGAAGACCTGGAAATCATCTGCGTCAACGACGGCTCCACGGACGATACGCCAGCCGTACTGCGCGGATGGGCTGAAAAGGACGTCCGCATCCGGGTGATTGACCGGGAAAACGGAGGTCTTTCCGCGGCTCGCAATACCGGGATAGATGCAGCGACGGGCGAATACATCGGCTTTATAGACCCGGACGACTACGTGGATATTTCCATGTATGCCTGTCTGGTGGAGGAAGCCCGCAAGCATGAGGCGCAGGTGACGGCCTGCGGTTACGTCAGTTTTTCCGATGGTGATGGAAAAGTACTGGAAGAATGCTCTCATTCCCCGTCATGCGGAGTGGAGGAGAATGCGCGCGCGAGCGTATTCCAAGAAGATGCTGTCTGGAAAAGAATGGACGTGGTTGCCTGGAACAAACTGTACAAGAGAGAATTCCTGGAAAGTCTCGGGTTCCGGTTTGAACTTTCGTTCAAGGGCGGGGAAGATGACGTATTCTGGTTGATGACGCTCCCTCACGCCTCCCGCCTGGCCGTCATTCCGGATCAACTGTACTTTTACCGCAGGAAAAGGGCCGGGTCCCTTTCCGACGTCTGGGACCGGGACGGATGGTTTTACTCCATGAACATGGACCGTCTGGAATATGTGACGGCCTACTGGGAAAAAATCGGCTGGCTGGAATCTGCCGTCAGGCAGGGCTGGCTGGCCCATATTATGAAGCGTTATCTGCTGGCTCACGTCACCTCCGCAGAGGAAATCTTCCGGCGGCTGGATGAAGAGGAACGCCGGGGACTGGCGGCGCGTTACCGCAAATGGTTGAAAGGCGTGGAAATCGGTCCCGGCTTTGCAGGCCTGAACAAGTGGGACCGCGCATTCTGCCGCCTGCTGGGTGCGGAACCGGTAAAGCTCGGTCCCGGCGCGCGTCTTCACAGTACCCTGATGTCGGCATGCAGCGGAAGAAAAGGGCGGTACCACCGCCTTAAGCTCCTGTTATCCGGATTATCATGA
- a CDS encoding glycosyltransferase, translating to MKTAVSVIVPCYNVEPYVDECMSGLAEQTLAPMEIICVDDGSTDGTLERLYLWREKDNRLRIISQSNAGVSAARNAGLDAAEGKYVGFVDPDDRVDRRMFSRLLGAAEKNDADVVVCGCREFVEKGGVVVHEGGWSPDDEFYPEERVEQFRRGSAWCRCVGPVYNKLVRRSLVEEHGLRFVEGLKEGEDLAFLLMLLPFAPRLRTLSDRFYHYRRERPGSATYGRDLLLGDFRMDLMGMDRVARFWERHGLLDSAALFGLVDYYMEFIRRHFIMKEGAFFKASREEREVLLSGWKKWLELVGAEKTLSQLDRWDQAFCRLLLDYPLQGNFLSSLHCRLMSSRKGRRGAYYALKRHLME from the coding sequence ATGAAAACCGCCGTTTCCGTCATCGTTCCCTGTTACAATGTAGAACCTTACGTGGACGAATGCATGTCCGGTCTGGCGGAACAGACGCTGGCCCCCATGGAAATCATTTGCGTGGACGACGGTTCCACGGACGGGACGCTGGAGCGTCTGTACTTGTGGCGGGAAAAAGACAATCGCCTCCGGATCATCAGCCAGTCCAACGCCGGGGTGTCCGCGGCCAGGAATGCCGGGCTGGATGCCGCGGAGGGAAAATACGTGGGCTTTGTGGACCCGGATGACCGGGTGGACCGGAGGATGTTCTCGCGCCTGCTGGGCGCCGCTGAAAAGAATGATGCGGACGTTGTGGTGTGCGGTTGCCGGGAATTCGTGGAAAAAGGCGGTGTGGTCGTCCATGAGGGCGGCTGGTCCCCGGATGATGAATTTTATCCGGAGGAACGGGTAGAGCAATTCCGCCGCGGTTCCGCCTGGTGCCGGTGCGTGGGTCCCGTGTACAACAAGCTGGTCCGCAGAAGCCTGGTGGAAGAGCATGGCCTCCGGTTTGTAGAGGGGCTGAAGGAAGGGGAGGACCTGGCCTTCCTGTTGATGCTGCTGCCCTTTGCCCCCCGGCTCCGGACCTTGTCGGACCGTTTTTACCATTACCGGAGGGAACGGCCCGGCTCCGCCACGTATGGAAGGGACCTGCTGCTGGGGGATTTCCGCATGGACCTGATGGGCATGGACCGGGTAGCCCGTTTCTGGGAACGGCATGGATTGCTTGATTCTGCGGCGCTCTTCGGTCTGGTGGACTACTACATGGAATTCATCCGCAGGCACTTCATCATGAAGGAGGGCGCCTTCTTCAAGGCCTCACGGGAAGAACGGGAAGTCCTCCTTTCCGGATGGAAAAAGTGGCTGGAACTGGTGGGCGCGGAGAAAACCCTCAGCCAACTGGACAGGTGGGACCAGGCGTTCTGCCGTCTGCTGCTGGACTACCCCCTTCAGGGCAATTTCCTTTCTTCCCTGCATTGCCGCCTGATGTCATCCCGCAAAGGGCGCCGGGGGGCTTATTATGCCTTGAAACGGCATCTTATGGAATAA
- a CDS encoding DJ-1 family glyoxalase III: MKKVAILAAPGFEEIELMAPLDILRRLNFDVQLAGVQSDKVVSTHDVTVTTDTMLDKLHADKLDALILPGGAGAWVLRDTPEVIHLVKKMHAAGKLVAAICAAPIVLAKAGLVKDKNVTAYPAQDVYRELNEAGAHIVKDENVVLDGNMLTANGPGAAMLFGYCIGEYLGEDLQVAQLKEQMCYMGV; this comes from the coding sequence ATGAAAAAAGTCGCCATTCTTGCCGCCCCCGGATTTGAAGAAATAGAACTCATGGCCCCGCTGGACATTCTGCGCCGCCTGAACTTTGACGTGCAGCTGGCCGGCGTGCAGTCTGACAAGGTGGTCAGCACCCATGACGTGACCGTCACCACGGACACCATGCTGGACAAGCTTCATGCGGACAAGCTGGACGCCCTGATTCTGCCCGGCGGCGCAGGCGCCTGGGTGCTCCGTGATACGCCGGAAGTCATCCATCTGGTCAAGAAGATGCATGCCGCGGGCAAGCTGGTGGCCGCCATCTGCGCCGCCCCCATCGTCCTGGCGAAAGCCGGCCTGGTCAAGGACAAGAATGTCACGGCCTACCCGGCCCAGGACGTCTACCGGGAACTCAACGAAGCCGGAGCCCACATCGTCAAGGATGAAAACGTGGTTTTGGACGGCAACATGCTTACCGCCAACGGCCCCGGAGCCGCCATGCTCTTCGGCTACTGCATCGGGGAATACCTGGGAGAAGACCTCCAGGTGGCCCAGCTCAAGGAGCAGATGTGCTATATGGGCGTGTAA